One region of Astyanax mexicanus isolate ESR-SI-001 chromosome 15, AstMex3_surface, whole genome shotgun sequence genomic DNA includes:
- the LOC111197390 gene encoding uncharacterized protein LOC111197390: MISMSAKKKKWEKERRSKREIAGIVGKNVLYIIDYHDRPGKASAEGPYAEAGAYACASEGKPGKRVPKAGVFAEAGVGRARAEWRVCEAEAKGPNASAGVHADILGVEAEAAASLGQAQAQFGILEAEVKGPNASAGAYASVFGVEAKAAAVLGQAQAQFGILEAEVKGPNASAGAQAGIEGVGAMARAEIASASASAGPVEVKAGVGFDTGVSINPLKFSAECKVLGCGLSLGGKMSVSLLGSELSINLW, from the exons ATGATCAGCATGTCcgcaaagaaaaagaaatgggAAAAGGAGAGGCGGAGTAAAAGAGAGATAGCAGGAATCGTAG GTAAGAATGTATTATACATAATAGATTACCATGACAGGCCTGGAAAAGCATCTGCTGAAGGACCATATGCTGAAGCAGGGGCGTATGCATGTGCTTCCGAAGGCAAACCTGGAAAACGCGTCCCGAAAGCAGGAGTCTTCGCTGAGGCTGGAGTAGGACGAGCTCGAGCCGAGTGGAGAGTCTGTGAAGCTGAAGCCAAAGGTCCAAATGCCTCTGCAGGAGTTCACGCTGATATTCTGGGTGTCGAGGCCGAGGCTGCAGCTAGTTTAGGACAAGCCCAAGCACAGTTCGGCATCCTTGAAGCCGAGGTCAAAGGTCCAAATGCCTCTGCAGGTGCTTACGCTAGTGTTTTTGGTGTAGAGGCCAAGGCTGCAGCGGTTTTAGGACAAGCCCAAGCACAGTTTGGCATCCTTGAAGCCGAGGTCAAAGGTCCAAATGCCTCTGCAGGAGCTCAGGCTGGTATTGAAGGAGTAGGTGCCATGGCTCGAGCTGAGATCGCAAGTGCATCAGCATCTGCTGGACCAGTTGAAGTGAAGGCTGGAGTGGGGTTTGATACTGGTGTTTCAATAAATCCTCTGAAATTTTCTGCTGAATGTAAGGTCCTGGGCTGCGGATTGTCTCTTGGTGGAAAAATGTCAGTTTCATTGCTGGGAAGTGAACTAAGCATTAATctatggtaa